One genomic segment of Desulforamulus reducens MI-1 includes these proteins:
- a CDS encoding RNA-binding S4 domain-containing protein yields the protein MRLDKFLKVSRVIKRRTLAKEVCDGGHVQVNNRAAKAGLEVKPGDKVEINFGSRKLSFKILEVKETVPVKEAASLYEIIE from the coding sequence TTGAGATTAGACAAATTCCTCAAAGTCTCTAGGGTTATTAAACGCCGTACTTTAGCCAAAGAAGTGTGTGATGGTGGTCATGTGCAGGTGAATAATCGTGCGGCTAAAGCGGGGCTTGAGGTTAAGCCAGGAGATAAGGTTGAGATTAATTTTGGCTCGAGAAAGCTGTCATTTAAGATTTTAGAAGTAAAGGAAACAGTTCCTGTAAAAGAGGCAGCAAGCCTTTACGAAATTATTGAGTAA
- a CDS encoding FtsB family cell division protein yields MISTGKGKVTELRLHSDNRDPEKTVRRGKKSGNFMLLLTVACVCYMVFSLYNQFTRMNTMQSSMKTLQTQVEELKNRNEALRTEIKQIKSEAYIEQAAREQLGLVKPGETLVVPTQPKQTSTASEQKKSSKSEEAGAEAFDIKYKNIYD; encoded by the coding sequence ATGATTTCCACTGGAAAAGGAAAGGTAACAGAACTTAGACTTCACAGTGACAATCGAGATCCAGAGAAAACGGTCCGGCGGGGAAAAAAGAGCGGTAATTTTATGTTACTTCTTACCGTAGCCTGTGTTTGTTATATGGTTTTCTCACTGTACAATCAGTTTACCCGCATGAATACCATGCAGAGTAGTATGAAAACCTTACAAACTCAGGTGGAAGAATTAAAAAACAGGAATGAAGCATTAAGGACTGAAATTAAACAGATCAAATCTGAAGCCTATATTGAGCAAGCCGCCAGGGAGCAGTTAGGACTTGTCAAACCAGGGGAAACTTTGGTTGTCCCTACACAGCCAAAACAGACAAGTACAGCTTCGGAGCAAAAAAAATCTTCTAAGTCTGAGGAAGCCGGTGCAGAGGCATTTGATATAAAGTATAAAAACATCTATGATTGA
- a CDS encoding phosphatase has product MRLASIDVGTNSTRFLLAEVNKNQLSVKKSGLITTRLGQGINEGRLLPEAMERTVLAIETFLEEMATFKPQAIMTAATSAVRDACNRDEFLQLVYARTGLKVKIYTGEAEAAASYAGVLSGLPIEESATVVMDVGGGSTEFIWQDPKGIHYISLPVGAVRMTEGAHSEEQIEQIMAETLNKVKARQGEEFSLVAVGGTATTLAAMSLELVQYRSELVHGFFISRAEILSLLKRLKEAGPEGRKKIVGLQPQRADIITAGVSIVRNVVEALDLPGLTVSESDILHGLILELYHKMSK; this is encoded by the coding sequence ATGCGTCTTGCCAGCATCGATGTCGGAACAAATTCAACACGTTTTTTGCTTGCAGAGGTCAATAAAAATCAATTATCCGTAAAGAAAAGTGGCCTCATTACCACACGATTGGGGCAGGGGATCAATGAAGGTAGACTATTACCCGAGGCCATGGAGAGAACTGTCTTGGCCATTGAAACATTTCTAGAGGAAATGGCAACCTTTAAACCCCAGGCAATTATGACAGCTGCCACCAGTGCAGTGAGAGACGCTTGCAACCGGGATGAATTTTTACAATTGGTTTACGCAAGAACGGGTCTAAAAGTTAAGATTTACACAGGTGAAGCAGAGGCTGCTGCCAGTTATGCCGGCGTTCTTAGTGGGTTACCCATTGAAGAAAGCGCCACTGTGGTAATGGATGTGGGAGGCGGAAGTACAGAATTTATCTGGCAAGATCCGAAGGGGATTCATTATATCAGCCTTCCTGTGGGGGCTGTACGAATGACCGAAGGGGCCCACAGTGAAGAGCAGATAGAACAAATTATGGCGGAAACCCTAAACAAGGTTAAGGCACGGCAAGGGGAGGAATTTTCCCTGGTGGCGGTGGGCGGTACTGCCACTACCCTGGCAGCAATGTCCCTGGAATTAGTTCAATACCGTTCGGAACTTGTGCATGGGTTTTTTATATCCAGGGCAGAAATCCTTAGTTTATTAAAGCGTTTAAAGGAAGCGGGTCCCGAGGGAAGAAAAAAAATAGTTGGTTTACAGCCCCAACGGGCGGATATCATTACAGCGGGTGTCAGCATTGTAAGAAATGTGGTTGAGGCCTTGGACCTACCGGGATTGACGGTTTCCGAGAGTGATATCCTACACGGGTTAATTTTAGAACTATATCATAAGATGTCGAAATAA
- the yabQ gene encoding spore cortex biosynthesis protein YabQ, whose translation MQQLVPLQDQFYYFILTILIGMVAGFCYDLYKVTRGTLRLRKIGTALGDIFFWLILTGVVFILLLLGNWGEVRLYVLLGLLLGAVLYLNVFSHLTTTMIHKIFKTLRQIWIGILKTLSFLWKMICLPFKGLYLLVALPLGFIVHLMGKTVTVSKRIMAKLFGGPMKKLKGGFWKRLVSIFPVFEYKNKK comes from the coding sequence GTGCAGCAATTGGTTCCCTTGCAGGATCAGTTTTATTATTTTATTTTAACAATTTTAATTGGTATGGTGGCGGGGTTCTGTTATGACCTGTACAAGGTAACCAGGGGTACTTTAAGGCTGCGAAAGATCGGGACCGCTCTGGGGGATATTTTTTTCTGGCTTATCCTTACAGGTGTAGTATTCATATTGCTTTTACTGGGAAACTGGGGCGAAGTTCGCCTCTATGTTTTACTCGGTTTACTCTTGGGAGCGGTGCTTTATTTAAATGTTTTCAGTCATCTAACCACTACAATGATTCACAAGATTTTTAAGACACTTCGCCAGATATGGATAGGAATATTAAAGACACTTTCCTTTCTGTGGAAAATGATCTGCCTGCCCTTTAAAGGACTATATCTGCTGGTGGCCCTTCCCTTGGGGTTTATTGTACACTTAATGGGGAAAACTGTTACGGTCAGTAAAAGAATTATGGCAAAATTATTTGGTGGACCCATGAAGAAGCTCAAAGGAGGTTTTTGGAAACGATTAGTGTCGATATTTCCTGTATTTGAATACAAAAATAAGAAATAA
- a CDS encoding helix-turn-helix transcriptional regulator: MQLEIRGAEKLSFRERQVVALKEMGYSTDKIAAKLNLSPSSVATLFNRAKSKGYQVVIVISGDSLGLFGPEEEEIDK, encoded by the coding sequence GTGCAGTTGGAGATACGAGGAGCTGAAAAACTTAGTTTCCGGGAACGCCAGGTAGTAGCCCTTAAGGAAATGGGTTATTCTACCGATAAAATTGCAGCCAAGTTAAACCTAAGTCCCAGTTCGGTTGCTACTTTGTTTAATCGTGCTAAATCAAAAGGATATCAGGTAGTTATTGTTATATCCGGAGATAGCCTGGGTTTGTTTGGGCCTGAGGAGGAGGAAATAGATAAATGA
- a CDS encoding HU family DNA-binding protein, translating into MVYSEFKEGPYLNKAELISAVAEKTELSKKDAEKAVSAVLGSIEEALAKGDKIQLVGFGTFESKPRKAREGRNPQTGDTIQIPATRVPVFKAGKVLKDAVANLPVE; encoded by the coding sequence ATAGTTTATTCTGAGTTCAAGGAGGGTCCTTATTTGAACAAGGCCGAGCTGATTTCTGCAGTAGCAGAAAAAACCGAATTGAGTAAGAAAGACGCCGAAAAGGCAGTTTCTGCTGTCCTTGGTAGCATTGAAGAAGCTTTAGCAAAGGGTGATAAGATTCAACTGGTGGGTTTTGGTACCTTTGAATCCAAACCTCGCAAAGCCCGTGAAGGCCGCAACCCACAAACCGGGGATACCATTCAAATCCCTGCCACCAGAGTGCCTGTATTCAAAGCAGGTAAAGTGTTAAAGGATGCTGTGGCAAATCTCCCTGTAGAATAA
- a CDS encoding SpoIID/LytB domain-containing protein translates to MRKQSLLIFTLILLVTMFAGGCKQAAKKPQAPTPERFKEEPTISLYNNETGQKQQIKLEKYVTGVVAAEMDPQWPVDALAAQAILARTFTMENIKSSRVKGLHGTDVSTSVEESQAYDPSRINENVRQAVAKTRGQVITYQGNYIKAWFSASNGGKTASAAEGLAYHKTPTPYIKANINDPMSVQNTLPDIKQWTATIPGYKVREAVKSVSGTDPGPLTSASIAEKGSSGRAIKIKINQTIIGGPAFRLAVGSTEVRSMFLTNVAVQNGSLVLTGKGYGHGVGMSQWGAKNMAEQGTSPQDIIKFYFKDIKINKLYD, encoded by the coding sequence TTGAGAAAACAAAGTTTGCTAATCTTCACCTTAATTTTGTTGGTAACAATGTTTGCCGGAGGGTGCAAGCAAGCGGCCAAAAAACCTCAGGCACCGACGCCGGAACGGTTCAAAGAAGAGCCAACAATAAGCCTATATAACAATGAAACCGGTCAAAAGCAGCAAATAAAACTAGAGAAATATGTAACCGGTGTTGTGGCAGCCGAAATGGACCCCCAATGGCCCGTGGATGCTTTGGCAGCCCAGGCGATCTTGGCTCGTACATTTACCATGGAAAACATTAAATCCAGTCGGGTAAAGGGTCTCCATGGAACGGATGTATCGACCAGTGTTGAGGAATCCCAGGCCTATGATCCATCTCGAATTAATGAAAATGTTAGGCAGGCTGTGGCGAAAACCAGAGGGCAGGTTATTACCTATCAAGGAAACTATATTAAGGCCTGGTTCTCTGCCAGCAATGGTGGTAAAACTGCCAGTGCTGCCGAAGGGTTAGCCTATCACAAAACCCCTACTCCGTATATTAAGGCCAATATAAATGACCCAATGTCCGTTCAAAATACTTTGCCGGATATAAAACAATGGACTGCCACCATTCCAGGCTATAAAGTGCGCGAAGCAGTAAAAAGTGTATCTGGTACCGATCCTGGCCCCCTAACATCGGCCAGCATTGCGGAGAAAGGTTCTTCGGGTAGGGCGATAAAGATAAAAATTAATCAGACTATCATAGGAGGCCCTGCATTCCGTCTGGCTGTGGGAAGCACAGAAGTCCGATCGATGTTCTTAACCAACGTAGCTGTCCAAAATGGTAGTCTTGTGCTAACCGGTAAAGGCTATGGTCACGGAGTTGGAATGTCCCAATGGGGTGCTAAGAATATGGCTGAACAGGGGACTTCACCGCAAGATATTATAAAGTTTTATTTTAAGGATATAAAAATTAACAAGCTATACGATTAA
- a CDS encoding peptidylprolyl isomerase yields MKNKFLQGCIPIFLSLLLLLTGCANNKANVVATVNGKDITRQQLDKQTNQMVERYKQQGFDLTTKENKAMKEQLEQSILDDMITKELLLQEAEKQKLIPAKEAIDKNMAEIKKGFPNEEEYKKALEESKVTEAELREQLILDESSRKLYEKVTADVKKPTDEEITKFYNENKGREPIGTPERLEVKHMLFAINSDQPGVPKRGEKEALEAAKLALAEVTQKGRDFGVVAREKSDDLGTRENGGSYTIDRGANTTDPAFEKAAENLKPGEITKEPVKSAYGFHIIKLEKVTPASTKALTEVKDSIAAQLEGEAKQAKFTQFIDNLRKNAKINNKLAPKTEDSSKK; encoded by the coding sequence GTGAAAAATAAATTTCTACAAGGTTGTATACCGATTTTTCTTAGCCTGTTACTCTTGCTCACAGGCTGTGCCAATAATAAGGCCAACGTGGTGGCAACCGTTAATGGGAAGGACATTACCCGACAACAATTGGACAAACAAACAAACCAAATGGTTGAGAGATATAAGCAGCAGGGTTTTGATTTGACCACTAAAGAGAACAAAGCCATGAAGGAGCAACTAGAGCAAAGTATTTTAGATGATATGATTACCAAAGAACTGCTGTTACAAGAGGCTGAAAAGCAAAAGTTAATCCCGGCCAAGGAAGCTATTGATAAAAATATGGCAGAGATTAAAAAGGGTTTTCCCAACGAAGAGGAATATAAGAAGGCATTGGAAGAAAGTAAAGTAACCGAGGCTGAATTGAGAGAACAGCTGATTTTAGATGAATCCTCCAGGAAGCTTTACGAGAAAGTTACAGCGGATGTTAAGAAGCCCACTGATGAGGAAATTACCAAGTTCTATAATGAGAATAAGGGCAGGGAGCCCATTGGCACACCGGAACGTCTAGAGGTAAAGCACATGCTGTTTGCCATTAACAGTGACCAACCGGGTGTTCCTAAACGTGGTGAAAAGGAAGCCCTAGAAGCTGCTAAGTTGGCTCTGGCTGAGGTAACACAAAAGGGACGGGACTTTGGGGTGGTGGCCCGGGAAAAATCCGATGACCTGGGGACCCGTGAAAATGGTGGTAGCTACACCATTGATAGGGGTGCCAATACTACTGATCCAGCCTTTGAAAAAGCCGCAGAGAACCTGAAGCCCGGAGAGATTACCAAAGAGCCTGTAAAAAGTGCCTACGGCTTTCATATTATTAAATTAGAGAAAGTAACCCCTGCTTCTACAAAAGCCCTCACGGAAGTTAAGGATAGCATAGCAGCTCAATTGGAGGGTGAAGCAAAACAAGCCAAATTCACCCAATTTATTGATAATTTAAGAAAAAATGCTAAAATTAATAACAAGTTAGCCCCAAAAACAGAGGATTCGTCAAAAAAATAG
- the spoVT gene encoding stage V sporulation protein T, giving the protein MKATGIVRRIDDLGRVVIPKEIRRTLRIREGDPLEIFVDREGEVILKKYSPIGELGDFAKEYADSLYEALGHIACIADRDTIIAVAGAPKKEFINKPIGPNVEKVMEDRKAVVINTPGNDPHCKECGITEDGECKYSSEVIAPIISEGDPIGAVILASKDPDVKMGEMELKLAETAAGFLAKQMEQ; this is encoded by the coding sequence ATGAAAGCAACGGGTATTGTTCGTCGTATTGACGATTTAGGACGAGTGGTTATACCAAAAGAAATTAGAAGAACCCTAAGGATTCGTGAAGGTGACCCCCTTGAAATTTTTGTCGATCGGGAAGGTGAAGTAATCCTCAAAAAATATTCACCCATCGGAGAATTAGGTGATTTCGCAAAAGAGTACGCAGATTCGTTATATGAAGCCCTCGGCCATATTGCCTGTATTGCAGACCGAGATACTATCATTGCCGTGGCTGGGGCTCCGAAAAAAGAATTTATTAATAAGCCCATTGGTCCCAATGTAGAAAAAGTAATGGAAGATCGCAAAGCGGTGGTTATTAATACCCCGGGTAACGATCCACATTGTAAAGAATGCGGCATCACTGAGGACGGCGAGTGTAAATACTCTTCGGAAGTTATTGCACCGATTATCTCTGAAGGTGATCCAATTGGAGCGGTTATCCTAGCCTCCAAAGATCCCGATGTTAAAATGGGAGAAATGGAACTTAAATTGGCTGAAACTGCTGCTGGTTTTCTTGCTAAACAAATGGAACAATAA
- the spoIIE gene encoding stage II sporulation protein E — MDWLLERTDIYTYQRSGRGSDKKKETKFRKGAVKAKKLENGAKGFSLAFIGRALTKEKVLLYVLGFFLGRAVLLGELSPFGSSFVCATVWCFGPLPLVPLSVIGGLLTVSAGSQFWSLSIIVVAIFFILLSIKPQVNRPKIVLPGVVVVTTLTVKSILISFQGPALYPYITASFESIFAGVLTFMYLQALAPFARGTMTHRTMGGETVFCFLLLLAGVIAGTGDLAYDCLTLRGILSRVVILLGAFLGGAGIGAATGAVTGVIPGLAFVVTPAIVGAYSFAGVVAGTVRGFGKLAVAVGFLLGNIVLAVYVSNYGDLRGVITETAIASVIFVLFPLRLQERIMEHLPKARQEAVPTRPVQDSRLRELTVDRIRNWGAIFTELSRSFEQVSSNVQKSQEEHGLQQLFTEVSKKVCEGCALYRTCWERDFYRTYQNMLDMLSTVELQGKITMEDLSDDLKKRCARLKEMSITLTCLYETYKVNKYWHQRLLESRELVAEQLKGISQIMESMSSELEFDVELDGEIDEALTNQFAKIGVPVQDVYTLHKEDGLMEVGVVKRACRGEMECRFTIAPIVSKVLGRGFYVASTNCQLQGDNDSCSFKLYPALKYSLDIGVAKVGKDGNAVCGDSHSILQLKEGRMALVLSDGMGTGPKAAKESGTIISLLEHLLESGFSQDLAVKTVNSIMMLRTAEETFSTVDMAVVDLYNGNGTFLKIGAVPSYIIRGRRVAIIKTSALPVGVVENLQFVSVSKGLEEGDLLVMLSDGVLDAYRGTDADQDQWITGILQNLGKIGAQEASEVIMELAQSTAGGRIPDDMTVIVARVLPSET; from the coding sequence GTGGACTGGTTGTTAGAACGCACGGATATATATACCTACCAAAGGTCGGGTCGAGGTTCAGATAAAAAGAAAGAAACAAAATTTCGTAAGGGAGCAGTCAAGGCTAAAAAATTGGAAAATGGTGCAAAGGGTTTTTCATTAGCCTTTATTGGACGAGCCTTAACCAAAGAAAAAGTGCTGCTTTATGTACTGGGTTTCTTCTTAGGACGGGCGGTTCTTTTAGGGGAACTTTCTCCCTTTGGGAGCAGTTTTGTTTGTGCGACTGTCTGGTGCTTTGGTCCTTTACCATTGGTGCCCCTGTCTGTTATTGGCGGGTTGTTAACTGTTTCCGCGGGCAGTCAGTTTTGGAGTCTTTCCATCATTGTTGTGGCGATTTTTTTTATCCTATTATCGATAAAACCCCAGGTGAATAGACCAAAGATTGTACTGCCGGGGGTCGTTGTTGTTACAACCCTTACTGTAAAAAGTATTTTGATCAGCTTTCAAGGTCCGGCACTCTATCCATATATTACAGCCAGCTTTGAGTCAATATTTGCCGGGGTCCTTACCTTTATGTATCTGCAGGCCCTGGCTCCCTTTGCCAGGGGAACAATGACCCATCGTACCATGGGCGGAGAGACCGTTTTTTGTTTTTTATTGTTATTAGCAGGGGTCATTGCCGGGACTGGTGATCTGGCATATGACTGCCTGACCCTGCGGGGGATTCTTAGTCGTGTTGTTATTCTTTTAGGTGCTTTCCTGGGAGGGGCAGGAATAGGGGCTGCCACGGGAGCTGTAACTGGCGTTATTCCGGGTCTAGCCTTTGTGGTTACACCAGCTATTGTAGGGGCCTATTCCTTTGCCGGGGTGGTGGCTGGAACTGTTAGGGGTTTCGGTAAATTAGCTGTGGCAGTGGGCTTTCTATTGGGAAACATTGTACTGGCTGTCTATGTATCAAATTATGGAGATCTTCGGGGTGTAATAACTGAAACAGCCATTGCCAGTGTGATCTTTGTATTGTTCCCTTTGAGACTGCAGGAACGGATTATGGAACACTTGCCAAAGGCAAGGCAGGAAGCTGTACCGACAAGGCCGGTACAGGATAGCCGATTAAGGGAATTAACAGTGGACCGTATTCGTAATTGGGGAGCCATATTTACGGAACTATCAAGAAGCTTTGAGCAGGTTTCTAGTAATGTTCAGAAGAGTCAGGAGGAACATGGCCTGCAGCAATTATTTACAGAAGTTAGTAAAAAGGTATGCGAGGGTTGTGCTCTTTACCGAACTTGCTGGGAAAGGGATTTTTATCGTACTTATCAGAATATGCTGGACATGCTTTCTACAGTTGAATTACAAGGGAAAATTACCATGGAAGATCTTTCTGATGACTTAAAAAAACGTTGTGCAAGGCTAAAAGAGATGTCGATCACCCTTACCTGCCTTTATGAAACTTACAAAGTAAATAAGTATTGGCATCAGCGACTGTTGGAAAGTAGAGAACTGGTAGCGGAGCAGCTTAAGGGTATATCCCAAATTATGGAAAGCATGTCCAGCGAACTAGAATTTGATGTGGAATTGGATGGAGAGATTGATGAGGCTCTTACGAACCAGTTTGCTAAGATAGGAGTTCCAGTGCAGGATGTTTATACGTTACACAAAGAAGACGGGTTAATGGAAGTGGGTGTAGTAAAGCGGGCTTGCCGGGGAGAAATGGAATGCCGTTTTACCATTGCACCGATTGTTTCTAAAGTCCTAGGGAGGGGCTTTTATGTTGCCAGCACCAACTGTCAACTTCAAGGTGATAACGATAGTTGCTCCTTTAAGCTTTATCCAGCTTTGAAGTACAGTTTAGACATAGGAGTAGCAAAGGTTGGCAAGGATGGTAATGCTGTATGTGGTGACAGCCATTCCATCTTGCAATTAAAGGAAGGCCGTATGGCCCTGGTTCTATCCGATGGCATGGGCACTGGTCCTAAGGCCGCCAAGGAAAGCGGGACCATTATTTCTTTGCTGGAACACTTATTAGAGTCCGGTTTTAGTCAGGACTTGGCTGTAAAAACAGTAAACTCGATTATGATGCTAAGAACAGCCGAAGAAACCTTTTCTACGGTGGATATGGCAGTTGTGGACCTATACAATGGAAATGGAACCTTTTTAAAGATTGGTGCCGTTCCCAGTTATATTATCAGAGGACGCCGGGTGGCAATTATCAAAACCAGTGCTCTGCCGGTGGGTGTAGTGGAAAACTTGCAATTTGTTTCGGTGAGCAAAGGGTTGGAAGAGGGAGACCTACTGGTTATGCTCAGTGATGGAGTGCTTGATGCTTACCGGGGTACCGATGCAGATCAAGATCAGTGGATCACCGGTATTTTACAGAATTTGGGCAAAATTGGTGCTCAGGAAGCCTCGGAGGTTATTATGGAACTGGCCCAAAGTACTGCCGGTGGAAGGATACCCGATGATATGACTGTAATAGTTGCTAGAGTCCTGCCTTCGGAAACATAA
- the mazG gene encoding nucleoside triphosphate pyrophosphohydrolase, translated as MDKLITVVGLGPGDPGMLPLQVWELLNGGLPVYLRTEVHPTVDWLKQKGVKFSSMDHHYDHATTFEEVYSNIAQEILEVAEQTPVVYGVPGHPMVAEDSVRRVLELAAARGIPTRVIPAMSFIDALSATLGIDPCKGLHIVDALRLDVQQPDPLVGTIVTQIYDRMTAGETKLSIMDHYPDEHMITVVRAAGVPKEERVQRIPLYELDRLDWIDHLTSLYIEPLTKGSEHQKFNQPEIQNTEGSFPLDPLIEVMVTLREENGCPWDREQTHKSLKPYLIEETYEVLEALEQGQMYKICEELGDLLLQIVFHAQIASENKQFNMNDVVQSITEKMIRRHPHVFGSTRVEDSQEVLVNWDKIKTQEQGAQANEQPYLSGVPRALPALLRAQKVQSKAARIGFDWPDYTGAVDKVKEELQEVLQEIGTGCTEALSEEVGDLLFAVVNLARLLKIEAEDALSLTTNKFIQRFYYIEQKASDAGKKLTELTLEQMDLWWEEAKILKKQEK; from the coding sequence ATGGACAAGTTAATTACAGTTGTTGGTCTTGGCCCGGGCGACCCTGGGATGCTTCCCTTACAGGTATGGGAACTTCTTAATGGTGGCTTACCTGTTTATTTGCGGACAGAGGTTCACCCTACCGTTGACTGGTTAAAACAGAAAGGAGTAAAATTCTCCAGCATGGATCACCATTATGATCATGCAACAACCTTTGAAGAAGTTTACTCCAACATTGCCCAGGAGATATTGGAGGTAGCTGAACAGACTCCAGTGGTTTACGGGGTACCGGGGCATCCTATGGTTGCGGAGGACTCTGTGCGGAGGGTGCTGGAGTTGGCGGCAGCCAGGGGCATCCCTACACGTGTAATTCCCGCTATGAGCTTTATAGATGCGTTGTCAGCAACCCTTGGCATTGATCCCTGTAAAGGTCTACATATTGTTGATGCCCTTAGGCTGGACGTACAGCAACCGGATCCCTTAGTGGGTACCATTGTCACCCAGATCTATGATCGAATGACTGCTGGAGAAACAAAGCTAAGCATCATGGATCATTATCCCGATGAACATATGATCACTGTTGTACGAGCAGCGGGAGTACCCAAGGAAGAAAGGGTTCAGCGAATACCTTTATACGAATTAGACCGACTGGACTGGATCGATCACTTAACCAGTTTGTATATCGAACCTTTAACTAAAGGTTCCGAGCATCAGAAGTTTAACCAGCCGGAAATACAAAACACAGAGGGTTCTTTCCCCCTGGATCCGCTGATAGAGGTCATGGTTACCCTGCGGGAAGAAAATGGTTGCCCCTGGGACCGAGAGCAAACCCATAAAAGTCTTAAACCCTATTTAATTGAGGAAACCTATGAGGTTCTTGAGGCCTTGGAACAAGGGCAAATGTATAAAATTTGTGAAGAATTGGGAGACTTATTATTACAAATCGTTTTTCATGCACAAATTGCTAGCGAAAATAAACAATTTAACATGAATGATGTAGTCCAGTCCATTACGGAGAAAATGATAAGAAGACATCCTCATGTTTTTGGATCCACCCGTGTAGAAGACAGTCAGGAAGTATTGGTGAACTGGGACAAAATAAAGACCCAGGAGCAGGGGGCGCAAGCCAATGAACAGCCTTATTTATCAGGAGTCCCGAGGGCCTTACCGGCCTTGTTACGTGCCCAGAAAGTACAATCAAAGGCAGCTCGAATTGGCTTTGACTGGCCAGATTATACTGGTGCAGTGGATAAAGTTAAAGAAGAGTTACAAGAAGTACTTCAGGAAATAGGGACAGGTTGTACAGAGGCCTTGTCAGAAGAAGTGGGAGATTTACTTTTTGCGGTGGTAAACCTAGCGAGGCTGCTCAAGATTGAGGCTGAGGATGCTCTCTCCTTAACAACAAACAAGTTTATACAAAGGTTCTACTATATTGAGCAAAAAGCATCTGATGCAGGTAAAAAGTTAACAGAGTTAACCCTAGAGCAAATGGATTTATGGTGGGAAGAAGCCAAAATATTGAAAAAACAAGAAAAATAG
- a CDS encoding S1 RNA-binding domain-containing protein, translated as MSLEQGSIVEGIVTGITNFGAFVELPGGQTGLVHISEVAEVYVKDINEFLKVNDKVKVRIISVDPKGKIGLSIKQANPSANRGNRKPKFQPSFEDKLAKFMKESDERLSDLKRQTDSKRGGRGSKF; from the coding sequence ATGTCTTTGGAACAAGGAAGTATTGTAGAGGGAATTGTTACAGGGATCACCAATTTCGGTGCGTTTGTGGAGTTACCGGGAGGCCAGACCGGGCTAGTGCACATATCTGAGGTTGCCGAAGTCTATGTTAAAGACATTAATGAGTTTTTGAAGGTTAACGACAAAGTAAAAGTAAGGATTATATCGGTGGACCCGAAGGGGAAAATAGGTTTATCCATAAAACAAGCGAATCCCTCAGCTAACAGGGGTAATCGCAAACCAAAATTCCAACCTTCCTTCGAAGATAAGCTGGCCAAGTTTATGAAAGAAAGTGATGAACGGTTATCTGACCTTAAACGGCAGACCGATTCAAAAAGGGGCGGACGAGGCTCCAAGTTTTAA
- the yabP gene encoding sporulation protein YabP yields MEEYEKHILSIEGRKKLKLAGVQHVGSFDEQEITLDTNMGVLQLKGEGMHITHLNLDEGSLVVEGYINGLEYIEGKSTKANKARGKSFINRILK; encoded by the coding sequence GTGGAAGAATACGAAAAACATATTTTAAGTATTGAGGGACGTAAGAAATTAAAGCTAGCAGGAGTACAGCACGTAGGTAGTTTTGATGAACAGGAGATAACCTTGGATACCAATATGGGGGTTCTGCAATTAAAAGGGGAGGGAATGCATATCACCCATCTTAACTTGGATGAGGGTAGCTTGGTAGTGGAGGGTTATATCAATGGCTTAGAATACATCGAAGGGAAATCCACCAAAGCTAATAAGGCCAGGGGAAAAAGTTTTATTAATCGAATACTTAAGTAA